From Streptomyces sp. TLI_053, a single genomic window includes:
- a CDS encoding PTS glucose transporter subunit IIA has product MTTVTSPLTGKVVGLAGVPDPVFSGAMVGPGTAIDPVRRPTEAVAPVDGVVVSMHPHAFVVVDADGHGVLTHLGIDTVQLNGEGFELLVNKGDTVTRGQAVIKWDPAAVEAAGKSPISPIVALEAAADSLGGLLESGEVAVGDALFSWS; this is encoded by the coding sequence ATGACCACTGTGACGTCGCCGCTGACCGGCAAGGTCGTAGGGCTCGCCGGCGTGCCGGACCCCGTGTTCTCGGGCGCGATGGTCGGCCCCGGCACCGCGATCGACCCGGTGCGTCGGCCGACCGAGGCCGTCGCCCCGGTCGACGGCGTGGTCGTCTCGATGCACCCGCACGCGTTCGTCGTCGTCGACGCGGACGGGCACGGAGTCCTGACCCACCTGGGCATCGACACCGTCCAGCTGAACGGCGAGGGCTTCGAGCTGCTCGTCAACAAGGGCGACACGGTCACCCGCGGCCAGGCCGTCATCAAGTGGGACCCGGCCGCGGTCGAGGCCGCCGGCAAGTCGCCGATCTCGCCGATCGTCGCGCTGGAGGCCGCTGCCGACTCGCTCGGCGGGCTGCTGGAGAGCGGGGAGGTCGCCGTCGGCGACGCCCTGTTCAGCTGGAGCTGA
- the ptsP gene encoding phosphoenolpyruvate--protein phosphotransferase: MEKTLRGVGVSHGVAIGQVRHMGTAVLEPPATQIPTEDAPREQARAQAAVEAVAADLIARGNLAGGEAQAVLEAQALMAQDPELMADVSRRIAVGSSAERGVYDAFAAYRALLASAGEYLAGRVADLDDVRNRIVARLLGVPMPGVPDSDEPYVLFARDLAPADTALLDPTLVLGFVTEEGGPTSHSAILARAMGVPAVVALPGAADVAEGTVVAVDGSSGDVLVEPSTEKQDELRRIAAERKAALAASSGPGATSDGHRMPLLANVGGPGDLPAALEAGAEGVGLFRTEFLFLDDSAKAPTEEKQVEAYRKVLEAFPEGRVVVRVLDAGADKPLDFLTPADEPNPALGVRGLRTLLEHPEVLRTQLRALATASEGLPVHLEVMAPMVADRKDAKDFAEACREAGLSAKFGAMVEIPSAALRARSILQEVEFLSLGTNDLAQYAFAADRQVGALARLQDPWQPALLDLIAFAAEAAQAEGKSCGVCGEAASDPLLAVVLTGLGVTSLSMGAASIPYVRTALAKYTLAQCRRAAEAARAADSAEEARAAAQQVLSGE, translated from the coding sequence ATGGAGAAGACGCTGCGAGGCGTGGGTGTCAGCCACGGAGTCGCGATCGGCCAGGTGCGCCACATGGGTACCGCCGTGCTGGAGCCCCCGGCCACCCAGATCCCGACCGAGGACGCTCCGCGCGAGCAGGCCCGCGCCCAGGCAGCCGTCGAGGCCGTGGCCGCGGACCTGATCGCCCGCGGCAACCTCGCGGGCGGCGAGGCCCAGGCCGTGCTGGAGGCCCAGGCGCTGATGGCGCAGGACCCCGAGCTGATGGCCGACGTCTCCCGCCGGATCGCTGTCGGCAGCAGCGCCGAGCGCGGCGTCTACGACGCCTTCGCCGCCTACCGGGCGCTGCTCGCCTCGGCCGGCGAGTACCTGGCCGGCCGGGTCGCCGACCTGGACGACGTGCGGAACCGGATCGTCGCGCGCCTGCTGGGCGTGCCCATGCCGGGTGTGCCGGACAGCGACGAGCCGTACGTGCTGTTCGCCCGGGACCTCGCTCCGGCCGACACCGCGCTGCTGGACCCGACGCTGGTGCTCGGCTTCGTGACCGAGGAGGGCGGGCCGACCAGCCACAGCGCCATCCTGGCCCGGGCCATGGGCGTGCCGGCCGTGGTCGCGCTGCCGGGGGCGGCCGACGTGGCCGAGGGCACGGTCGTCGCGGTGGACGGCAGCTCCGGTGACGTGCTGGTCGAGCCGAGCACCGAGAAGCAGGACGAGCTGCGCCGGATCGCCGCCGAGCGCAAGGCGGCGCTGGCGGCCTCCTCCGGTCCGGGCGCGACCTCGGACGGGCACCGGATGCCGCTGCTGGCCAACGTCGGCGGTCCGGGCGACCTGCCGGCCGCGCTGGAGGCGGGCGCCGAGGGTGTCGGTCTCTTCCGCACCGAGTTCCTCTTCCTGGACGACTCGGCGAAGGCGCCGACCGAGGAGAAGCAGGTCGAGGCGTACCGCAAGGTGCTGGAGGCGTTCCCGGAGGGCCGGGTCGTGGTCCGGGTGCTCGACGCGGGCGCGGACAAGCCGCTGGACTTCCTGACCCCGGCCGACGAGCCGAACCCGGCGCTCGGTGTGCGCGGTCTGCGCACCCTGCTGGAGCACCCGGAGGTGCTGCGGACCCAGCTGCGGGCGCTGGCGACGGCCTCCGAGGGCCTGCCGGTGCACCTCGAGGTGATGGCCCCGATGGTGGCCGACCGCAAGGACGCCAAGGACTTCGCCGAGGCGTGTCGCGAGGCCGGGCTGAGCGCCAAGTTCGGTGCGATGGTGGAGATCCCGTCGGCCGCGCTGCGGGCGCGCTCCATCCTCCAGGAGGTCGAGTTCCTCTCCCTGGGGACCAACGACCTGGCCCAGTACGCCTTCGCCGCGGACCGCCAGGTCGGTGCGCTGGCGCGGCTGCAGGACCCGTGGCAGCCGGCGCTGCTGGACCTGATCGCGTTCGCCGCCGAGGCCGCGCAGGCCGAGGGCAAGAGCTGCGGTGTGTGCGGCGAGGCGGCCTCCGACCCGCTGCTGGCCGTGGTGCTGACCGGTCTCGGTGTCACCAGCCTGTCGATGGGCGCGGCGTCGATCCCCTACGTGCGGACGGCGCTGGCCAAGTACACGCTGGCGCAGTGCCGCCGGGCCGCCGAGGCGGCCCGGGCGGCGGACAGCGCCGAGGAGGCCCGGGCCGCGGCGCAGCAGGTGCTGTCGGGCGAGTAG